The genomic window ATCctgtataaaactatagaatatattatgacatggCTTTAATGTTTCGGAACATACAAAGTATATCGCGTTGTGGAAACCACTTCCGAGTCATCACATTCTTCGGTTTGTCTTTCATATCACCTTCGTATTTCCACAACACCTTCTGTGGAATTTGAGAGAAACATTCACGAAACACGCTCACAACATTTTCTGATAACGATGACATTAAAACGACCGAACCAAGTGTAAAGTAAATCACACCATGAGGAGCGTCGTCAATGAATTCTAAAATATCCtgttaacataaaaacataaaaacaaatttcatagaaattaatgtttaataattcaacaaatgTTACGTATGTTCAGCGATGCGTAGAAGTATTGGTCTTGAAATCCACCCTTATATTTAatgagtaaaatgtattatatattatatgcaaaataacatttttataacatttagatTGATTTTATGGTGttctgtattatataggtatataactatctataatagtttattataccatattactaatagtaaaataaattattataataattaattacaatgtgtgtgtatataatatataaatttatatagaattgCAATCACCATGGTGTGACTGATCttcactatttttaataatttttcataggGACCTGATgatttgttattgaattttcatatttaaatttaacacattcgaTTACAGTAAAATACTCAAAGAGTTAAATCTGTCATATAAAACAAGACATAGctggtacattatatttacgtatttaaaacatattgtttATAGGTCGTTGAAAAAACtttggtgaaaaaaataagatgtAGGTACGCTATATCAATCtgacataaattttttttcaaattttcaatctACTCTTTGCATAGAGCGTGTgtcaaattacaaataagtacaaataataatttggaaattaattaattaatttaccctCGGTATTGGTTCTGGCGGAGCTAAATGTATTCCGCCAATTTGTACGGTGTCCGGCGACAACGGCCTAGGAGGTTCGGTGATAAAGTGCGTATTGAAGAATGTCAACGACGGTTTGACCAAGTCAACGGCGTCGGACGGTAGCGGTTTGTTTTGCCGGTGTCGCCGTCCTTCTCGCCACAGCCACCACGAACCGTAAACTGTATGCAACGTATTTGCAAGGCGGTCGGCGAATATTTTAGGAACGCTACGCCAGAACATCACGTTGGAAACGGCAGCGGGGTTGGGGAAGTGTCCGAAGTACGAACGCTCCCAATGTGTGACGATCGGTGACGGAATGACGTATATGATGGGAATCTGGAGAACGTTCGCCGCGTACGACACGCAATCTAACCAAAGCGCCTCGGCGACTACTACGTCGAATATCCGTGACTTGCTGTCGAAAATTTCTCGCATTCGCCGGTCTTTGAATATGGATCCGCAATTGGTCCTGGTCGAATTGACCATGTAAGCGACAAACATTGGAACGGTTTGCATACCCAAATAACGCGACACGTTCAATCCGACCCTAACCTTCAAGTCCCCAGAAACGTCCACCTCGGTATAACCGTCTCGGTTGCCGTCCAAAAACGGCGTAAACACGGTTACGGTGTGACCGCGGTCAGTCAGCGCCCGGAGCATCGCCCGCATCACGTTCCAGTGGCTCTTGGCCGCGAGTGTTTGAACCGCCAAAATGTTCGCAGCCCCGACCGGTGGCAACACAATCACCTGACATATTCCAAGACACATGCCAAAAGCGATCATAAGAACGCCGTAATGTGAAGTCATCGTGACCTTTATCCACCGGACCGAGTCTTGTGTTCTGTAATGttgataatacttatattgtttCGAATAACCAAAACGTACTGTATCAATAAcgtgattatattatcattcacctatttatttgttgttttcttGTTTGTTtctactataatacattaaatatcactaaaaattataatttatagtatactatatgttATTAGACAGAAAGTGATATTACAGCACACCCTCTTAGGTTCTAAATTCGTGAGTGATATggcagttttttaaattaaatacctatgtaatatattttatttatgatactcGTTACCGCCGaagaacaataaatattatagatattaccGATCACGGAGGATAGCTGGTtgtagaattataattatataacgtgTAGATAATCTCGTTGTCTCATGCCGCCGCGACggctgaataatattatttaagaagaaaaccatgttttttaattattactgtgATTCTCGCTGGCGCTAATCGCCGCTTTTACtcttttttatacatcacTTATATTCGCATAATACATTGCGTGGTGCTAATCgccatatatttttgttttacctagtacctacctattttatatttacgtgTGCGTGAATCGCCAAGTTCATATttgattgataatatattatattccgtgTCACAATTTGTCATcaccttattatttatttattttattgtacttgtaTTTATCGTTTATGGATTTTATTGAGTGTGTAGGTAGCAGCTGGCTAGTAGTGCTCCGACAATCTgtgagttttatttatttatttttctatttattattttagttattaattattatactgaacCAAAAGGAccatttcttaatattatatacaagagTTTGCAGCTCTAATAGCtgctattatactattattattgcgttATTGAGCCAGAAGGGCCATAACTTTActtatttgtttcattttatatttatattttatactgtttaacCATAAGGATCGTGcaataattctatttattatttatattcttggTTATAGTGTGATATCCTATATATTTGCACTTGTCActttttaccatatttttattatttatattggttgCGCCAAACCGGCaagttaattaactatatttttatttgttgggCCAAAAAGGCCGtaggttattatatattattattttatcatattatattttttagcaatATTGCAATGGAGTTacctattttttcattattttcattagtttTGTTTTGTGATGTAGTAGACAACCGCCAAGtaaagatttttcaaaattttgattttaaagagTTTAAATcggtaaaaataagttttaaaaaaataaacaaataaaataagtcagGTTGTTATACCAATTATGTAAAAACCACGAGACAgcacattattgtatcttatacacagtagtaaaaaaaattgatgtaaCTTAACCTGGTATAACTAAACTGATAATATATTGCTCACATTATCATAAGAGAGTCTTACAAGCAA from Aphis gossypii isolate Hap1 chromosome 1, ASM2018417v2, whole genome shotgun sequence includes these protein-coding regions:
- the LOC114121630 gene encoding UDP-glucosyltransferase 2 → MTSHYGVLMIAFGMCLGICQVIVLPPVGAANILAVQTLAAKSHWNVMRAMLRALTDRGHTVTVFTPFLDGNRDGYTEVDVSGDLKVRVGLNVSRYLGMQTVPMFVAYMVNSTRTNCGSIFKDRRMREIFDSKSRIFDVVVAEALWLDCVSYAANVLQIPIIYVIPSPIVTHWERSYFGHFPNPAAVSNVMFWRSVPKIFADRLANTLHTVYGSWWLWREGRRHRQNKPLPSDAVDLVKPSLTFFNTHFITEPPRPLSPDTVQIGGIHLAPPEPIPRDILEFIDDAPHGVIYFTLGSVVLMSSLSENVVSVFRECFSQIPQKVLWKYEGDMKDKPKNVMTRKWFPQRDILLHPNMKLFISHGGISGVYETVDAGVPVLGISIFYDQPRNIDNLVNAGMAISIDIHSITKDKLLNAILQIVNDEKYQKKAKIASERFKDRPMSPADSVVYWTEYVLRHNGAPHLKSHALNLTWYQYFLVDVIITFLSIAFIVLFIICYLLKMVYKNYLKYAHNGKAKRE